A single region of the Syngnathus acus chromosome 6, fSynAcu1.2, whole genome shotgun sequence genome encodes:
- the rsl24d1 gene encoding probable ribosome biogenesis protein RLP24, with the protein MRIEKCYFCSGPVYPGHGVMFVRNDCKTFRFCKSKCHRNFKKKRNPRKTRWTKAFRKANGKELTVDNCLEFEKRRNTPVKYNREIWDKTVEAIKKVEEIKRKRQARYIMNRLKKGKELEKEEVIKEVKKNIHLIKAPHAGKPKQMEEKMTQKLQEDVEMGEEDI; encoded by the exons ATGCGCATCGAAAAGTGTTATTTCTGCTCGGGTCCGGTGTACCCAGGACATGGAGTTATGTTTGTACGAAATGACTGCAAG ACCTTCAGATTCTGCAAATCAAAATGCCACAGGAATTTCAAGAAGAAGCGTAACCCCAGAAAGACCAGATGGACCAAAGCATTCCGTAAGGCAAATGGAAAGGAATTGACAGTG gaTAACTGTTtggagtttgagaaacgcagAAATACTCCTGTTAAATATAACCGGGAGATATGGGATAAGACAG TGGAAGCAATAAAGAAGGtggaagaaataaaacgaaAACGGCAGGCCAGATACATCATGAACAG ATTAAAGAAGGGCAAAGAATTGGAAAAGGAAGAGGTCATCAAGGAAGTGAAGAAGAATATTCACCTCATCAAAGCTCCACACGCAG GAAAACCCAAACAAATGGAGGAGAAAATGACGCAGAAATTACAAGAGGATGTGGAGATGGGAGAAGAGGACATTTAA
- the LOC119124098 gene encoding cAMP-regulated phosphoprotein 19-A-like: protein MSTMSDEAEGTKALEEQEMDDTVVSPEKAEAKLKARYGSLGAKPGGSDFLRKRLQKGPKYFDSGDYNMAQDKMKKKQLPSALTEKSEITGGHIPTPQDLPQRKSTIVTSKLAS, encoded by the exons ATGAGCACAATGTCCGACGAGGCCGAAGGAACGAAAGCATTGGAAGAACAG GAAATGGATGATACAGTTGTTAGTCCAGAAAAAGCAGAGGCCAAATTGAAAGCCAGGTACGGCAGTCTTGGAGCCAAACCCGGAGGATCGGATTTCCTGAGAAAAAGACTTCAGAAAGGG CCCAAGTATTTTGATTCTGGAGACTACAACATGGCCCAggacaaaatgaagaaaaagcagTTGCCTTCAGCCCTGACGGAGAAGTCCGAGATCACCGGCGGTCACATCCCGACGCCTCAGGACCTGCCTCAGAGGAAGAGCACCATTGTGACAAGCAAACTGGCTAGCTGA